From the genome of Pseudomonas sihuiensis:
CGTCGATCTGTCTCGTGCTTTACCTTTTTCTTGAGCTTGCGTAATACAACTTCAATTGGCTCGCCATCTTCTGCGACAATTGATATTGTCATTTTTTATGTTTACGGACTGATGCCTGTCCATGTTTGGTTTCTAACACCAGCCACAGCGGAAAAACGGAGAAGAGCATGTTTGTGCAATAGTGGCGTGTGGTTTTCCACTGCTGGTTATTGTTGGGTGATGGATTACTTTTCATATGGATAAGGTGCTGTTGTACCATCTGCATAGCGCAAAAGCCCATTCCAACTCAGACCAATAAACACAGGGTCTCCTTCTTTTCTAGACATCACTATAGCACCAGGGTGATAAAGATGTTTGAGCCCATTCGGAGAGAATCGATTCGTTAAATCAGGGATATTTCCTGCTTCTAGCATTTCGGGGAGATCTGTTTTTAACGAGGCAAGTAATGGCATGCCGTGCACAGTAACGTATGCGCCAACAAGTATTTTGCCGAGTGATGTACCCATATGAATTGGTGTAAAAGTTACACCTCCGGTAGGGCGGTGTGACGGATCTACTCCATCAACACTATAAAGTCCTAGCTTCTCGGGGATTGGTTCCAATCCAAAAATTGCCCTAGCGATACTTGGTGAAGGCTGCCATTTCACTGGTGCAGCCCATCCTGCGGCAGCAGAATTTATGACAGTCTTTAAAAGCCACCTTTCGAGAAGCTCTCCCTCAACAATAAGCGAGCCGTCGAAATTTTTATCGTTGGCTTCTGCTTGAAATCGGGCGATTCTGCCAATGGTCTCGTCCAGCGGGCTTAATATAGAGTTGTGATGCCTGCAAAGTATATTTGACTTTTCTGCGCCGCGTGTAGGTGCACCGTCCCTAATACGCTTTACACCTTCAATTATGATAGGGCACGAACAGCCAGCTTTGAATATTGCGTTACTGACAACATGCTCACCGGACATGGTGTCACAGCCACCCAAGGAATTTGCCCAGCACCTCGATTTATTAATTTTATCGTTCAAATCTTGCTTCCTTGTTTAAACAGTGCTTTCACCTAACGTGGAGTTCAGCGCCGCGCCGCCGATAGGCGGAGCGTCTCCTGGGGCAAAAGGTTAGAACTCATTCGCATGGCCGAGCAACTCGCCGAGAGTAAATATCCCTGATTTACCGCCGTTGATGCTGCTCAGATAGACCTTCGCAACATCTGAGGCCGCGGATATTCCTTCAAGGTCTTTGGTGTGGAAAACGGCGCCCATACCAAGCATTGAACAAACCACACCGGTAGGCGTAACTACAGCAACATGGTACGTCTGCTGATTGTTGTTAGTCAGATGCTTGACGAAGCCGTCAAGCCCCGGTGGTAACTGCGGCGCGACGTTTAGATACTTGGCAACCTCAAGCCACTCCCACGGCTCTGGAACATCAGTGCATCGGGCCAGAAGAAATGTTCGGAGTCGTTGCCCGGATGCGCTATCTCGAAAGTCATTGCCAAACTCAAAGCAACAAATTTCATAGATGACTTTAACGTGCTCAACGAACAGTGCCTTGAGATCAATCATCCAGCTCCCTCCCAAGGACGACTGAATTTGCTCAGATTTAGGACGGACTTTTTTTGCTCCTTCAACTGATCTTTGGATTGCTCTTTCTTTTTCTTCCTCCGACCACCCAAGCTGCATACCCTCTTCTGACTTGAAAAATCGGGACAGAGTAGTTCGGATGACTTTTGGGATTTCCTTCATGTCCCTTGCGTCGCGGGACAAGCTAAGACCAATTTCACCGCTTTCGGTAATCCATACCCTTGGCGCTTGAGGTACTACCCTTGGGGCAAAGTTTGAATCCAGTTTTATCTTCAGCTCATATTCTGAGTCATCAATGGTGTATGTATCCGAAAATGGCTGCGGTATCTTTCCGGTTTTCCCCTGAACCTTGTAGGCAGCGCGGGCTAGTTGAATAAGCTTTTGGTCGACGTAAGGCGCATCAACCCAATGGCCCAGTTTGTTGTTGCATGTCTTGCAGAGCAAATATTTTGAAATGCTTCCACCTGCGGCCTCCGGAAAGATGTGTTCTTCCGTCAGTGGTTCACTTGACTCAAGGCAAAGTATGCAGGTGTCGGACATTTCCAATGCGCTCAGAAGTGATGAGTTCTCAATCGAAAAGGGGACAGATTTATTTTTTGGGTCGATGTGCTGCGCCATAAATAAATCTGTCCCCTTTTTTAGTGCTTTTTTACTGTCCCCTTTTTTACTAGCGCCCCGCAGCTAAGAAACCTCGCTTGCAAGAGCTGCTCCGTAGGATGAGTAGAGCAAGGCGAAACCCATCGAATCTCCCCGGATTACGCTGTGCTCTACCGGAGCTACTTGCTTATATGTCGCTGTATGAATACCTCAAGTAGAATGAGATCATTAAACAAATAAAGCCAATTGCTGCTATTGGTCCTTTGGGTGAGCAAACTAAGAACGTTGTAAGAAACCTAAATGGAGCTGCGATCCCTAGGCTGGTTAGAAAATCAAAAACAGCCGTAAAAGCAAAATTAAACCCCGCAATAATAAATAAACCTGCGACTAGCAAGACTCCAATAAGTAGCCATAATGAATTCTCACCTATGTGGCGACCAACCGCAAATAGCCCAATGCCAATTGCAATTTGAACTAGTGAGATTAAGGTGCGAAATAACTTTCCTTTAAATTCACTAAAGGCTTGCTTAATATTGGTGTCAACTCTTTCTTGCATGCCTTGGAAGTAACTTTTGACATATGAATTAGCTTTCTCTCTGAAACTGTCGGGTATGAAATAGTCTAAGCCCATTAGAAAGGCTGCTGCAAATTGCCATTTCATAATTAATAAGCTTTGTTCAGGTGTCATCAAGGTCTCCAAAGGCATATAGCGATTAAGCTAGTGGACGTCCCAGAGCGCGGCTTTTTGCGAAAAAGGGGGTGGATTTATTTTCAGGCCAGTGACGTTGTACCATAAATAAATCTGCCCCCCTTTTTTGTGGTAATTGCTCACTGCTTGTGGGGGGCTATGTGCACATTGTTAGATAAAAATAAATGTGCGAGATTTTAATATTTATTGTGTCTATGGATTTTGTTCTTTTGAAGTTGCATTTTTTATCACGCCTTCTAGGTTTTTGGTGATTGCTGCAAGCATTTTCTTTTCTTGAGACTTCCAAATTTCTGGTGCCAGGTAACCTATGAATACGGCTAATACAAGCAGTTTTGCTATTGGGCCCTTTTCAAATTTTATTGCGTCTGTCATTAATAGCGCAAAGAGTAAGCCTGTAAGCGCAGCCAGAATACATCGGGATAAAATGTTTGCAAAAGCTGCGGGCCAGTCTTTTGCTATGAATTTA
Proteins encoded in this window:
- a CDS encoding HNH endonuclease, whose product is MAQHIDPKNKSVPFSIENSSLLSALEMSDTCILCLESSEPLTEEHIFPEAAGGSISKYLLCKTCNNKLGHWVDAPYVDQKLIQLARAAYKVQGKTGKIPQPFSDTYTIDDSEYELKIKLDSNFAPRVVPQAPRVWITESGEIGLSLSRDARDMKEIPKVIRTTLSRFFKSEEGMQLGWSEEEKERAIQRSVEGAKKVRPKSEQIQSSLGGSWMIDLKALFVEHVKVIYEICCFEFGNDFRDSASGQRLRTFLLARCTDVPEPWEWLEVAKYLNVAPQLPPGLDGFVKHLTNNNQQTYHVAVVTPTGVVCSMLGMGAVFHTKDLEGISAASDVAKVYLSSINGGKSGIFTLGELLGHANEF